From the genome of Halobacteriovorax marinus SJ:
TTAAGCCTTACTCCAGATGTTAAGCCTCAAGGAGATAAGAAAGTAAAACTTATAGGTGTATATTCTGATGGAGTATTTCAAGGAATGCGATTCGTAGATACACCTTCAAAAGGACTTGTCGGATCATTTACAGGTGCCTTTGCAAGAACTTGGGATTCTATTGTAAAAACAGTGGCCGGCTTTAAGAAGTTAATCGTAGGTGAAGTATCTTTAAAGTCGATTGGCGGACCATTAGCAATTGGAAAAGTTGCATCTGATTCATTTCAAACTAGTTTGTCTTACTTTTTTCAATTAATGGCCCTTATCTCAATTAATTTGGGTGTCATTAATCTCTTCCCAATTCCAGTCTTGGATGGTGGACATATTTTATTTTTAGGACTTGAGTTCTTAAATAGAGGTCCTGTTTCAAGAAGAAAAATGGAAATAGCACAACAATTTGGCCTATCGATGCTTCTAATGCTAATGATAGGTGCGATTTTTAATGATGTTGTGAGATTTTTCTAATGGCCTATTTATTTATTGATACGTCTGACCACTTGGTTCTCGGTTTATTGGATGAGAATTATAGGTGGTTGGATTTTGTGGAAACTGAGGATAAGAAGAGCTCAGCTTCCATTCATTCCCATGTCTACAGCTTACTTGAAAAGAGAAATTTAAAAATTAAAGAAGTTCAAGGTCTCTTTCAAGTTGCAGGTCCTGGATCATATACGGGGATGCGAATCTCTGAAGGGATGGCCCAAGTTCTAGAGTGGCAAGACATTCCAATTTATTCATTTTACCATTTCTCAGTTCCATTTATCTTAGGCATTGAAAGAGGCGCTTGGGTATCTAAGGCATTTAAGGGTGAGATTTTTCTCTATGAATGGAGGGGAGAGAAGGTAGAGAAGTCACTGCATAGTGAAAAAGACCTAAGTTCTCTTCAGGAGAAATTGTCACCGGAGCTAGGAGAGTTTTGGACTCACTTTGATGGTGTCATTGATCAAATCTCTCGCTCTAGTGCTCAATTGATTAAGGAGAAACCAGAGGAGGTTTTTTCTTATGTTGCTGAGAGTCAGTTAAGGGAGAAACCCTTTTATTACAGATCTTTAGAAAATGAGTTCCACGTAAGCAATAAATGACATTGGCGCAATTTGTTGATAGATTTATTGTATGGGATTAACTTACCTTCCTAAATGGATATATTCTTGTATCACTTTTGTGGCATTGCTCTTAATGCTAATTATTGGCGTGTGGGGATTTCTATTTGCGGCCCTTGTCTACGGAATACTCTTTGCCATTTTTAGAAAGCAGAAAGAAGACTTTAGAAAAGATTCGAATGAGAATGTAATTGTCTCACCAGTTAATGGAAGAGTTTATAAGATTGAAAAAAATGTTGATCATGAATTCTTTGGCAAAGATATGACAAGTGTCCTCATTCAAGTTCCATTTTGGAAAGAGTTTGGACTTTTCTTTCCAGTAAAATCAGAGATACATGATGTTCAAGCAAGCTGTGATTCATGCTTAGATCACTTAGTGAAATTTAGACTAGTGAATGGAATGGATATCGGTCTTGCTGTTGGACAAAATATATTGCGCTTAGCTCCTCAAATAATGGTCTTACCAGGTGATAGAGGAAAGCAGAAAGTGAATTTTGGATTTCTTCCAATGGGTGGGGAAGTGAGAGTTTTCATCCCATCTGCATTGGAAGTATTAATTAATGAAAAAGATGAAGTAGTTGCTGGGCAAGGAATCCTTGCAGGTATTCCTACTGATATTGAGGAAAAATAATATGATTGATCAGCCTAAAAGGTTAGCTTTCTTTCTACCTAATACATTTACAGCTTTAAATATGGCCTGCGGTTTTGCGTCTATAATAATGGCCTGGAAGGGACAATTTTATAATGCAAGTATGATTCTATTGCTGGGGGCGATTTTTGATTCTGTTGATGGGAGAGTTGCCAGAATGACGGGGACTCAGTCTCAATTTGGTGAGCAATTTGATTCTATTAGTGATGTTGTCTCTTTTGGAATGGCTCCTGCTTTCTTGGTTTATAATTGCT
Proteins encoded in this window:
- a CDS encoding phosphatidylserine decarboxylase, whose translation is MGLTYLPKWIYSCITFVALLLMLIIGVWGFLFAALVYGILFAIFRKQKEDFRKDSNENVIVSPVNGRVYKIEKNVDHEFFGKDMTSVLIQVPFWKEFGLFFPVKSEIHDVQASCDSCLDHLVKFRLVNGMDIGLAVGQNILRLAPQIMVLPGDRGKQKVNFGFLPMGGEVRVFIPSALEVLINEKDEVVAGQGILAGIPTDIEEK
- a CDS encoding glycoprotein endopeptidase → MAYLFIDTSDHLVLGLLDENYRWLDFVETEDKKSSASIHSHVYSLLEKRNLKIKEVQGLFQVAGPGSYTGMRISEGMAQVLEWQDIPIYSFYHFSVPFILGIERGAWVSKAFKGEIFLYEWRGEKVEKSLHSEKDLSSLQEKLSPELGEFWTHFDGVIDQISRSSAQLIKEKPEEVFSYVAESQLREKPFYYRSLENEFHVSNK